In the genome of Carnobacterium pleistocenium FTR1, one region contains:
- the nrdF gene encoding class 1b ribonucleoside-diphosphate reductase subunit beta, producing the protein MTTNYTAINWNNIEDMIDKLTWEKLVEQFWTDTRIPVSNDLDDWARLPKVEKDMVGKVFGGLTLLDTLQSQDGVPALKPSILTQHEEAVYNNIQFMESMHAKSYSAIFSTLNSKVEIDEIFQWTNTNELLQMKASTINEIYHNGTELQRKIASVMLESFLFYSGFFAPLHYLGNNKLPNVAEIIKLILRDESVHGTYIGYKFQIAYNQLPIDEQEETKNWAYDLLFKLYQNEVKYAEYLYDEIGWTERVKVFLRYNANKALQNLGFDPLFPDTADDVDPVVMNGISTGTSNHDFFSQVGNGYLLGMVESMENDDYEKWTV; encoded by the coding sequence ATGACGACGAACTATACAGCCATCAATTGGAACAATATCGAAGACATGATCGATAAGCTGACTTGGGAAAAATTAGTTGAACAATTTTGGACAGATACGCGTATCCCAGTATCAAATGATTTAGACGATTGGGCACGTCTTCCAAAAGTTGAAAAAGATATGGTAGGAAAGGTTTTTGGAGGCTTAACTTTATTAGATACCCTTCAATCACAAGATGGAGTTCCAGCTTTAAAACCTTCTATTCTTACACAACACGAAGAAGCTGTGTACAACAATATCCAATTTATGGAATCGATGCATGCAAAAAGCTACAGTGCTATTTTTAGTACCTTAAATAGCAAAGTTGAAATTGATGAAATTTTTCAATGGACGAATACAAATGAATTGTTGCAAATGAAAGCATCAACGATCAATGAAATTTACCACAATGGAACAGAGCTACAGCGTAAAATAGCCAGCGTAATGTTGGAATCTTTCTTATTCTACTCAGGTTTTTTTGCTCCGCTGCATTATTTAGGCAATAATAAACTGCCAAATGTAGCAGAAATCATTAAATTGATTTTAAGGGATGAATCTGTTCATGGGACCTATATTGGGTATAAATTTCAAATTGCGTACAATCAATTGCCTATTGACGAACAAGAAGAAACTAAGAATTGGGCATATGATTTACTTTTTAAATTGTATCAAAATGAAGTGAAATATGCAGAGTATTTGTATGATGAAATTGGTTGGACTGAACGCGTCAAAGTCTTTCTTCGTTACAATGCAAATAAAGCCCTACAAAATCTAGGATTTGATCCTTTATTTCCAGATACAGCTGATGATGTGGATCCTGTAGTGATGAATGGAATCTCTACAGGTACTTCTAATCACGACTTTTTCTCACAAGTAGGAAATGGGTATCTGCTTGGTATGGTTGAGTCGATGGAAAACGATGATTACGAAAAATGGACCGTTTAA
- a CDS encoding DUF975 family protein translates to MKRREIKRTAKKMLKGNWKVAILNLIIISILTGAISQIILTVLGTGNSFTLIESAIQGTLSEQQIATESSIAANLITTLVSIFVGFISGLLYAGYAWNILDMIDGAKLSIEGMFQTFSRARIFKTAGLVIVTAILVTLWSLLLVIPGIIKTYSYSQALNLMKDDPSISIMEALNQSRKLMKGEKWNYFLLQLSFIWWYIAPIVLFALLLSASVRTIVASLEAGSNEGFAIIIGFALLFLVVMLFVFLISFYVEPYRTTAQQLFYRMLTDGAEYNPEQPIDHTKGNNQYEDKDNQLDDTTF, encoded by the coding sequence ATGAAGAGACGCGAAATAAAACGCACCGCAAAAAAAATGTTAAAAGGGAATTGGAAAGTTGCTATTTTAAATTTAATTATTATTTCCATTTTAACAGGGGCAATTAGTCAAATTATATTAACGGTGTTAGGAACAGGGAATTCTTTTACACTAATCGAATCAGCTATTCAAGGGACTCTAAGCGAGCAACAAATTGCAACTGAGTCATCAATTGCAGCTAATTTAATTACTACGCTTGTCAGCATCTTTGTAGGTTTCATTTCGGGGTTGTTGTATGCTGGATATGCTTGGAATATTTTAGATATGATTGACGGCGCCAAGCTATCGATAGAAGGGATGTTTCAAACCTTTAGCAGAGCCCGTATTTTTAAAACAGCAGGATTGGTTATTGTAACAGCTATTTTAGTTACACTATGGTCTCTGTTATTGGTCATACCTGGAATTATCAAAACTTATAGTTATAGCCAAGCGTTAAATTTAATGAAGGATGATCCTTCAATCAGTATCATGGAGGCACTAAACCAAAGTCGTAAATTAATGAAAGGGGAAAAATGGAACTATTTTCTATTGCAACTTTCATTTATCTGGTGGTATATTGCACCTATTGTGCTTTTTGCTCTCCTTCTATCAGCAAGTGTTCGAACTATTGTTGCCAGTTTGGAAGCGGGATCTAACGAAGGTTTTGCGATTATTATAGGCTTTGCTTTATTGTTCTTAGTAGTTATGTTATTTGTATTTTTAATTTCTTTTTATGTAGAACCCTATCGCACAACAGCTCAGCAACTATTTTACCGTATGTTAACGGATGGAGCTGAGTATAACCCTGAGCAACCAATTGATCATACTAAAGGCAACAATCAGTATGAAGATAAAGATAACCAATTAGACGATACTACTTTTTGA
- a CDS encoding lipoprotein: MKKILTLLGAVATLAGCNSIGGESSTESSSAPMSSETMISSELAAESSAVVASESIMSNAEEAITSSNATNELTSDMEISLVPQKMELDQNLTLENDSVLQEIETRMKQAEELGIENDVAIHFTGMYLGEEGSMQAIFIIVNRMDVAMTNINITVSFSTIDGATILEEAPFYLTEESFGVLEPDTAMPMYLKIQPENEEAFFSTSNMEELIYKIDEFDFEER; this comes from the coding sequence ATGAAAAAAATCTTAACTCTTTTAGGCGCAGTTGCTACATTGGCGGGTTGTAATTCAATTGGAGGAGAATCTTCTACGGAATCAAGTTCAGCACCTATGTCGAGCGAGACAATGATAAGTTCAGAATTGGCTGCTGAATCGTCAGCGGTTGTTGCCTCTGAATCAATCATGAGTAATGCGGAAGAAGCAATAACAAGTTCAAATGCTACGAATGAATTAACTTCAGACATGGAAATCTCACTTGTGCCGCAAAAAATGGAGTTAGATCAAAATCTGACATTAGAAAATGATTCTGTGTTACAAGAAATAGAAACAAGAATGAAACAAGCAGAAGAACTAGGAATTGAAAATGACGTGGCGATTCATTTTACAGGCATGTATTTAGGTGAAGAAGGAAGTATGCAAGCAATCTTTATTATTGTGAACAGAATGGATGTGGCAATGACAAATATAAATATTACAGTCAGCTTTAGTACGATTGATGGAGCCACTATCCTAGAAGAAGCACCGTTCTATCTGACAGAAGAATCTTTTGGCGTATTAGAACCGGATACTGCCATGCCAATGTACTTGAAAATTCAGCCCGAAAACGAAGAAGCGTTCTTCAGCACATCAAATATGGAAGAGCTGATTTATAAAATTGATGAATTTGATTTTGAAGAAAGATAA
- a CDS encoding CDP-alcohol phosphatidyltransferase family protein — protein sequence MKIPARDFFTIPNSLSYIRLLLIPVFMVQYLTAVEIKDYYIAGMIVVFSGLTDLLDGLIARKLNQITEVGKLLDPVADKLTQIAVIICLMSRYEKMWIVILLFIAKELFMTINAIVLYRQGKKLDGAKWFGKISTAVFYACMTFLVAFPSIQPTSAVGLMIITAFFLALSLLLYGREFFRMYQK from the coding sequence TTGAAAATTCCTGCAAGAGATTTCTTTACTATTCCAAATAGTTTATCTTATATCCGTTTACTCCTTATTCCGGTTTTTATGGTCCAGTACCTTACAGCAGTAGAAATCAAAGATTATTATATAGCCGGTATGATCGTTGTCTTTTCAGGTCTGACAGATTTATTAGATGGACTTATTGCTCGCAAGTTGAATCAAATAACTGAGGTGGGTAAACTGCTTGATCCTGTTGCTGATAAACTCACTCAAATTGCCGTTATTATTTGCTTGATGTCACGATATGAAAAAATGTGGATTGTTATTTTATTATTTATAGCCAAAGAATTATTCATGACAATAAATGCTATTGTTCTTTACCGACAAGGTAAAAAACTAGATGGAGCCAAATGGTTTGGCAAAATATCTACCGCGGTTTTTTATGCGTGTATGACTTTTTTAGTGGCGTTTCCTTCTATTCAACCAACTAGCGCAGTTGGTTTGATGATTATTACGGCCTTTTTCTTAGCTTTATCTCTTCTACTGTATGGACGAGAGTTTTTTAGAATGTATCAAAAATAA
- a CDS encoding CBS domain-containing protein: MNNAERFIASFNRIHNHLSFSENENEHKKPFYRLLDENEHRNPAVKKYKNDLQIFADLRNVMVHKKLIPNTYIAQPTDKVVEHIEQMEEEIKNPQKVYPLFKRNVVRFNSDDLFIEVLRTISEKKFTHFPIYKNKELIGLLTEKGIAVWLANQLKDETIYLKKTAVEEIILQDKNRSNYLFIKKSMSVEIAADLLKNDRRLDALLITENGTVSETPLGIITPSDL; the protein is encoded by the coding sequence ATGAATAATGCAGAACGCTTTATTGCTAGTTTTAATCGCATTCACAATCATTTAAGCTTTTCGGAGAATGAAAATGAACATAAAAAACCTTTCTATCGCTTATTAGACGAAAATGAACACCGTAATCCTGCAGTAAAAAAATACAAAAATGATTTACAAATTTTTGCAGATCTTAGAAATGTAATGGTCCACAAAAAGCTAATCCCTAATACCTATATTGCACAACCGACAGATAAAGTAGTCGAACATATTGAACAAATGGAAGAAGAAATAAAAAACCCTCAAAAAGTCTACCCATTATTCAAAAGAAATGTCGTCCGTTTCAATTCAGATGATCTATTCATAGAAGTATTACGAACGATCAGTGAAAAAAAGTTCACCCATTTCCCTATTTACAAGAACAAGGAACTGATTGGTTTATTAACCGAAAAAGGGATCGCAGTTTGGTTAGCTAATCAGTTGAAAGATGAAACTATTTACTTAAAGAAAACAGCGGTGGAAGAAATCATTTTACAAGATAAAAATCGGAGTAACTATCTATTTATTAAAAAAAGCATGTCCGTTGAAATTGCTGCAGATTTATTGAAAAATGATCGTCGATTGGATGCTTTATTGATAACTGAGAATGGAACAGTATCAGAAACTCCTCTCGGTATTATTACTCCTTCAGATTTATAA
- a CDS encoding NADPH-dependent FMN reductase, which produces MMKIGIITGSTRQGRNSLQVAQWVKKLADERGDAEYEIIDLVEFNLPLYNEPISAAYSQDYITPEAIPWSKKIAELDGYVFITPEYNHGITSALKNAIDYLYPEWNNKAAGIVSYGSSGGVRAAEALRVVLAELQVASVRTHPAMSLFTDFVNMNEFNPADLHIASVNTLLNQVNAWSTALKPLRNNG; this is translated from the coding sequence ATGATGAAAATTGGAATAATCACAGGAAGTACGCGTCAAGGACGCAATAGCTTGCAAGTAGCACAATGGGTAAAAAAATTAGCTGACGAACGTGGAGATGCAGAATATGAAATTATTGATCTTGTAGAATTCAATCTGCCTTTATATAATGAGCCAATCTCAGCAGCGTATAGTCAAGACTATATTACGCCAGAAGCTATTCCATGGTCTAAAAAAATAGCTGAATTAGATGGCTATGTCTTTATTACTCCCGAATACAATCATGGTATTACATCAGCATTAAAAAATGCAATTGATTACCTTTATCCTGAGTGGAACAATAAAGCAGCAGGTATCGTGAGTTATGGGTCATCTGGTGGGGTAAGAGCCGCAGAAGCTTTACGTGTTGTTTTAGCTGAATTACAAGTTGCAAGTGTTCGCACACATCCTGCAATGTCTTTATTCACTGATTTTGTAAATATGAATGAATTTAACCCTGCTGACTTGCATATTGCCTCAGTCAATACTCTTTTAAATCAAGTCAATGCATGGTCAACAGCACTGAAACCGTTAAGAAATAACGGGTAA
- a CDS encoding MarR family winged helix-turn-helix transcriptional regulator: MDDTAKALKTLTVLLKSSASVQDVIKRDMLKYGVNPTEFSVLELLYSKGDQPVQFIGKKILLASSSITYVVDKLEKKEFIKRTPSATDRRVTTISISEKGKAFMQEAFPQHEELISDLFSVLNEEEKTTLIELLKKIGYRAHSFK; encoded by the coding sequence ATGGATGACACAGCTAAAGCTTTAAAGACTTTGACAGTATTACTAAAATCTTCTGCAAGTGTACAAGATGTCATTAAAAGAGATATGTTGAAATATGGTGTAAATCCTACTGAATTTTCAGTTTTAGAGCTTCTTTATAGTAAAGGAGATCAGCCCGTTCAATTTATTGGTAAAAAAATATTACTAGCCAGCAGCAGTATCACATATGTCGTAGATAAATTAGAAAAGAAAGAATTTATAAAGCGTACTCCATCAGCTACAGACCGTCGAGTAACCACTATCTCGATTTCTGAAAAGGGAAAAGCTTTTATGCAAGAGGCCTTTCCGCAACACGAAGAGTTGATTTCAGATTTATTTAGTGTGCTTAATGAAGAGGAAAAAACTACTTTGATAGAATTATTAAAAAAAATTGGGTATCGTGCCCATTCATTTAAATAA
- a CDS encoding DUF2187 domain-containing protein, protein MGKIITEEIQSLVEVELRKGASKSRIATLLGVPYDEAIVIIDEIKASFRPDVGDRIIFSFRDEKMAGTIIKLLNNSAVVEIYWEKSSDKMKDIMESKTIVNFKDIEEFISVEAN, encoded by the coding sequence ATGGGGAAAATTATTACCGAAGAAATTCAATCTTTAGTTGAAGTTGAACTTCGCAAAGGTGCTAGCAAATCAAGAATTGCGACTCTTTTAGGTGTACCATATGATGAAGCGATCGTTATTATTGATGAAATAAAAGCTTCTTTTAGACCTGATGTAGGAGATAGAATTATCTTTTCTTTCAGAGATGAAAAAATGGCTGGAACGATTATCAAATTATTAAATAATAGCGCTGTAGTTGAAATTTATTGGGAAAAGTCTTCTGATAAAATGAAAGATATAATGGAAAGCAAAACGATTGTTAACTTTAAAGATATTGAAGAGTTTATATCTGTTGAAGCTAATTAA
- the fabT gene encoding fatty acid biosynthesis transcriptional regulator FabT produces MDELIPEINSYLVTIFNEVLTIEENALQNSTFKDISIKEVHTIEAIGMYGVHTTTEVSKKLAVTVGTLTVSVNNLVKKGYVERIRNDHDRRVVRLGLTKKGRLLYRLHNKFHRDMVKETLEGLNKEEAEMLIKGLENLHVFLHRTKNNL; encoded by the coding sequence GTGGACGAATTAATTCCTGAAATTAATTCTTACTTAGTAACGATTTTTAATGAAGTCCTGACGATTGAAGAAAATGCTCTTCAAAACAGCACATTTAAGGATATTTCAATAAAAGAAGTGCACACTATTGAAGCTATTGGGATGTATGGTGTTCATACAACTACAGAAGTTTCAAAGAAATTGGCAGTTACGGTAGGAACATTAACGGTCTCCGTTAACAACTTAGTAAAAAAAGGGTACGTTGAACGCATTCGAAATGATCATGATCGACGAGTGGTTAGGTTGGGATTAACTAAAAAAGGCCGGCTATTGTATCGCCTTCATAATAAGTTTCATCGAGATATGGTAAAAGAAACACTCGAAGGCTTAAATAAAGAAGAAGCGGAAATGTTGATTAAAGGCTTAGAAAATCTTCATGTTTTCTTACATCGCACAAAAAATAATCTATAA
- a CDS encoding beta-ketoacyl-ACP synthase III: MNAKIMGAGSYIPQKKVSNAMLEEIMDTNDEWIRTRTGIENRHISEGENTSILCGKAALDILEKTGVSAKEIDFIIVATMTPDGSSPTTACLVQDYIGARPVMAFDVNAACSGFVYALSIAEKLIQSGAYQYGLVLGGEVMSKVIDWQDRSTAVLFGDGAGGVLLGATETEGSFLGEDIHSDGSRGDALTVGRHAVSNFQLEEARKTDFLQMEGRAIFDFALRSVPESIRTVIETSSSSIEQIDCIIAHQANYRILKGIAKKLKIPVEKFATNIAEYGNTSAASIPILLDELLTNGELVIGSKKKVILTGFGGGLTWGSILIQL, encoded by the coding sequence ATGAATGCAAAAATCATGGGTGCCGGAAGCTACATCCCGCAAAAAAAAGTTTCAAATGCTATGCTAGAAGAAATAATGGATACCAATGACGAATGGATCAGAACTCGTACAGGGATAGAAAATCGTCACATTAGTGAAGGTGAGAACACTTCAATTCTTTGTGGCAAGGCTGCACTAGATATTCTTGAAAAAACAGGCGTTTCTGCTAAAGAAATTGATTTTATTATTGTAGCGACAATGACTCCTGATGGATCAAGTCCTACGACAGCTTGTTTAGTACAAGATTATATTGGAGCAAGACCTGTAATGGCTTTTGATGTAAATGCAGCATGTTCTGGTTTTGTCTATGCATTATCGATTGCTGAAAAATTGATTCAAAGCGGCGCTTATCAATATGGATTAGTTCTTGGCGGAGAAGTCATGTCGAAAGTCATTGATTGGCAAGATCGCAGTACAGCGGTTTTGTTCGGTGATGGCGCTGGCGGAGTTTTGCTGGGAGCGACAGAAACAGAGGGCAGCTTTTTAGGAGAAGATATTCATTCTGACGGAAGCCGTGGAGATGCCCTTACAGTTGGAAGACACGCAGTTTCAAATTTCCAACTGGAGGAAGCTCGCAAAACGGATTTTCTTCAAATGGAAGGAAGAGCAATATTTGATTTTGCTCTCCGCAGTGTACCTGAAAGTATTCGAACAGTCATTGAGACATCAAGCAGCAGTATTGAACAAATTGATTGTATCATTGCTCATCAAGCGAATTACCGTATTCTAAAAGGTATTGCAAAAAAACTGAAAATTCCAGTTGAAAAATTTGCAACCAATATTGCTGAATATGGAAACACTTCAGCTGCCAGCATTCCAATTTTGTTAGATGAACTTTTAACAAATGGTGAGTTAGTTATTGGCAGCAAGAAAAAAGTTATTCTGACCGGATTTGGTGGAGGACTCACATGGGGATCTATCCTTATCCAACTTTAA
- a CDS encoding acyl carrier protein: protein MTFEKIQAIIMDQLDKEEEEVKLETNFREDLEADSLDLFQIINDIEDEFDIKIESEEGLVTVQNIVTFVEAELAKK, encoded by the coding sequence ATGACATTCGAAAAAATACAAGCAATCATCATGGACCAATTAGACAAAGAGGAAGAAGAAGTGAAATTAGAAACAAATTTCCGCGAAGACTTAGAAGCTGACAGCTTAGACTTATTCCAAATCATCAATGATATCGAAGATGAATTTGATATTAAGATCGAATCTGAAGAAGGTTTGGTAACTGTTCAAAACATCGTAACTTTTGTTGAAGCTGAACTAGCGAAAAAATAA
- the fabK gene encoding enoyl-[acyl-carrier-protein] reductase FabK, with product MQSELIKKLGIKYPIIQGAMSWVANPSLVSAVSNAGGLGILACGYASAETVRDLIKETKSLTDKPFGINVLLTSPYVDDVVKVVCEEKVRVVTTGAGNPGKYMSQFKSVGTVVIPVVASVALARRMENEGADAIICEGMEAGGHIGKTTTINLVPQVVDAVSVPVIAAGGIADGRGVAAAFMLGASAVQLGTRFVVAYESTVHQNFKDAILKAKDIDTVITGQITGHPVRVLRNKLTRKYLKVEKDITSDEKPDFSRLEELGKGALRRAVVDGDKETGSFMSGQSAGLVFKEQSCHDIIQELMHEYQEVIKEQANLILN from the coding sequence ATGCAGTCTGAACTGATTAAAAAACTTGGAATCAAATATCCAATTATACAAGGCGCAATGTCTTGGGTTGCTAATCCTAGTTTAGTGAGTGCCGTTTCAAATGCTGGCGGGCTAGGAATACTAGCTTGTGGATATGCTTCGGCTGAAACTGTACGTGACCTAATTAAAGAAACAAAGAGCTTAACAGATAAACCTTTTGGAATCAATGTTCTACTAACTTCTCCTTACGTTGATGACGTTGTAAAAGTTGTCTGTGAAGAAAAAGTAAGAGTAGTGACTACCGGTGCAGGAAACCCAGGAAAATACATGAGTCAATTTAAAAGCGTTGGTACAGTCGTTATTCCAGTTGTTGCTTCAGTAGCATTAGCTAGAAGAATGGAAAATGAAGGTGCAGATGCGATTATATGTGAAGGTATGGAAGCTGGCGGACACATTGGGAAAACCACAACGATCAACTTAGTACCGCAAGTCGTTGATGCTGTTTCAGTACCTGTCATTGCAGCAGGGGGTATTGCTGATGGACGTGGGGTTGCAGCTGCTTTTATGTTAGGCGCTTCAGCTGTTCAATTAGGTACCCGTTTTGTTGTTGCTTATGAAAGTACGGTACATCAAAATTTTAAAGACGCTATTTTGAAAGCAAAAGATATCGATACTGTGATTACCGGTCAAATTACTGGTCATCCAGTACGAGTACTTCGTAACAAATTAACACGTAAATATTTAAAAGTTGAAAAAGACATTACAAGTGATGAAAAACCAGATTTTAGTCGCTTAGAAGAACTTGGTAAAGGTGCTTTAAGGCGTGCTGTCGTTGATGGAGATAAAGAAACTGGATCATTTATGTCTGGCCAAAGTGCTGGGTTAGTTTTTAAAGAACAAAGTTGTCATGACATCATCCAAGAATTAATGCATGAATATCAAGAAGTAATAAAAGAACAAGCCAACCTTATCTTAAATTAA
- the fabD gene encoding ACP S-malonyltransferase: MKIAFVYSGQGAQYVGMGQELYENYSVVRDVFDQASECLDLDIAKLCFEENDLLHQTTYTQPAILTTSLAIDALLKENGIEPAIVAGLSLGEYSAFVKANVLSFADAVKLVKKRGQYMTDAVPLGKGAMSAIMGLDRQTVKDACAEASELGIVSPANYNMPGQIAIGGIKAAVEKAGELLLERGAKRVVPLQVSGPFHTQLLEPASIQLEKAVATVPMNEPTLPIVSNTIAEVFEDKEQIKEMMVKQVMSPVYWEDSVQTMIALGVDTFIEVGPGKVLSSFIKKIDKTVTILNVENEKTLAKTLAKLAELNTLA, encoded by the coding sequence ATGAAAATTGCTTTTGTATATAGTGGTCAAGGAGCTCAATATGTTGGTATGGGTCAAGAACTGTATGAAAACTACAGTGTGGTCCGAGATGTTTTTGATCAAGCCAGTGAATGTTTAGATTTGGATATAGCAAAATTATGTTTTGAAGAAAATGATTTGTTGCATCAAACAACTTACACTCAACCGGCGATTCTAACTACTAGTCTAGCTATTGATGCATTATTAAAAGAAAACGGGATCGAGCCAGCCATTGTAGCTGGTTTGAGTCTAGGAGAATATAGTGCTTTTGTTAAAGCCAATGTTCTTTCTTTTGCCGATGCTGTAAAATTGGTGAAAAAAAGAGGCCAATACATGACCGATGCTGTTCCCTTAGGTAAAGGTGCTATGAGTGCTATTATGGGGCTCGACCGCCAAACAGTTAAAGATGCGTGTGCTGAAGCCAGCGAGTTGGGAATCGTTTCGCCAGCTAATTACAATATGCCTGGCCAAATCGCCATTGGCGGTATTAAAGCAGCTGTTGAAAAAGCCGGTGAACTGTTGCTTGAAAGAGGCGCCAAACGTGTCGTACCTTTGCAAGTGAGTGGTCCTTTCCACACACAACTATTGGAACCAGCTTCGATCCAGTTAGAAAAAGCTGTTGCAACCGTTCCAATGAATGAACCGACTCTTCCTATTGTTAGCAATACGATTGCTGAAGTTTTTGAAGACAAAGAGCAAATTAAAGAGATGATGGTCAAACAAGTGATGTCTCCTGTGTATTGGGAAGATAGTGTACAAACCATGATTGCTTTAGGAGTCGATACATTCATTGAAGTTGGACCGGGAAAAGTATTAAGCAGTTTCATTAAAAAAATTGATAAAACCGTGACCATATTGAATGTTGAAAATGAAAAAACGCTAGCGAAAACACTAGCGAAACTGGCTGAACTAAATACATTAGCCTAG
- the fabG gene encoding 3-oxoacyl-[acyl-carrier-protein] reductase — MTLKNQTVIVTGSSRGIGKAVAVEFAKAGANVVLNGRKPISEELISEIESYGVKTHTILGDVSDFDFAKQLIDETKAFFGSVDILVNNAGVTHDMLLMRMSEEDFDQTISINLKGTFNTIRHASKVMLKQKSGTIINMASVVGLVGNVGQANYAASKAGVVGLTKSAARELSARGITVNAIAPGFIDTEMTEVLSDKMKEQAISQIPLKHLGNVEDVARAAIFLSENKYITGQVINVDGGMVMNG; from the coding sequence ATGACTTTAAAAAATCAAACAGTTATTGTTACAGGCAGCTCAAGAGGCATTGGAAAAGCAGTTGCTGTCGAATTTGCTAAAGCGGGTGCGAACGTTGTCTTAAATGGAAGAAAACCAATTTCTGAAGAGCTTATTTCTGAAATAGAAAGTTATGGTGTAAAAACGCACACTATTTTAGGAGATGTCAGTGATTTTGATTTTGCCAAACAATTGATTGATGAAACAAAAGCATTTTTTGGAAGCGTCGATATTTTAGTTAATAATGCCGGTGTGACCCATGATATGCTTTTAATGCGGATGTCAGAAGAAGATTTTGACCAAACGATTTCAATCAATTTAAAGGGAACCTTTAATACGATTCGTCACGCATCAAAAGTTATGCTTAAACAAAAAAGTGGTACAATCATCAATATGGCTAGTGTAGTTGGCCTTGTAGGAAACGTTGGACAAGCAAACTATGCTGCAAGTAAAGCTGGTGTTGTCGGGTTAACAAAATCCGCAGCGCGAGAATTATCTGCTAGAGGCATCACTGTTAATGCCATTGCTCCTGGTTTTATTGATACAGAAATGACAGAAGTATTGTCTGACAAGATGAAAGAACAAGCTATTAGTCAAATTCCATTGAAACACTTAGGTAATGTAGAAGATGTTGCACGAGCAGCTATCTTTCTAAGCGAGAATAAGTACATTACTGGACAAGTCATCAATGTAGACGGCGGAATGGTTATGAATGGTTAA